The region GCTTTCGTAATCATAAATGCATCTTCCAGTGATTTCGTAAGACTTGCATTATTATCGATCATGTACTCCTTATTGTTATATCGAACTAGCAAAGGGCTGTCCACTCTTAACCGAATCTCTTGTAATCGATTAAAATCTAACACTGTTTTTGACAACAGAGTACGTAGTTTCACTGAGAAAATTTTGAGTAAATCATCTTTCCTATTCACACGAATCACCACTGCCTTTCTTCACTAGGTGTTGTCCTGTTTTTACAGTATATGAACACATGAATAGATTATGAATAAAAAAAGTCGGGAGAATGGAATGATTTTTTTCATTAAAAGAATTGCTTTCCTTCTCAAGATAGAATATGATTAAGGGCAAAAGATTTTTCGACTTTGAATTTGACTTTAGCAAAGTTACACGGACTACTAAGCAGGTATGTTTTCAAGTGTGGATTAAATATCTTTCACACAACAAGTTGTGTCTGCTGCTGCAACCACAAACTTTAAGGTACAAGAAGATGCGCAGAAATGAGGTTAAACATGGACTACGGACTAATTGGAGAAAAACTGGGACATAGCTATTCTAAAATAATTCATGAACAGATAACAGATTATCAATATGAGATACACCCTTTAAGTAAGGAAGAGTTTCCTCTCTTTATGAAAGAAAAGAATTTTAAGGCAATCAATGTCACAATTCCGTATAAACGAGATGTGATTCCTTATCTTAATGAAATTGATGAAAAAGCAAAAAAAATCGGTGCAGTTAACACCATTGTCAATGACAACGGGAAACTCACCGGATATAATACAGACTACGATGGTTTTTACTATACTCTAGTGGAAAACCAGATTGAAGTAAAAGGAAAAAAGGTCTTGGTTTTAGGAAATGGCGGTGCTGCTCTCGCAGTACTTGCTGTATTAAAAGCCTTAGAGGTAGGACAAATTCTAATTGTGAAATATAAAGAAGAAGATGGCTGTATTACTTATGAGGAAGCAAAAGAAAAGCATTTTGATGCATCAATTATAATCAATACTACTCCTGTTGGAATGTATCCGAATTGTAATGATAGCCCGATTGATCTAACACCATATCAAAGTTTAGAAGCGGTTGTAGATGTAATTTATAATCCACTTACAACCAAACTACTTGCTCAAGCGATGGAACGACAGATAAAAGCTGTCAACGGTCTTGCAATGCTTGTTGCTCAGGCAAAATATGCTGTAGAACATTTTAAGAATTGTAAACTCAGTGATGAATTGATTGGTCCGATTTATTCTAAGGTGGAAGCTTTGTTAAAAAATAAGTGATTTGATAGAAATGCAATGATTTGTTAGAAAAGCAGTGATTTATTAAAAATATACAATCTTTAAAAAGTAAGGTGTTGATTGGTGATGTATAGAAAACTTGATCAATCAACACCTTACTTTTCTAACTCTTGACAAGGAAAAGTTCACTAATCATATTTTTTCTTGTTCATTTATCTATAAACCAGATATTCATCTGAATATATCAATCTTCTATTTTACTTTCTAACTCCCCAATACTACTATCGTATTAATTTAAAAATAAAGATAAATAAAGATAACTAAAAAATATTGTAAAGTAAATTGCAATTCTTTACATTTCCATTATATGGTATTATAATATATCTAATCGATATATTGAAGGAGGTGCAACATGCTTGAGTCAATTATTTTGGGTATGGTATTGGAAGAAGATTTAACAGGATATGATATAAAAAAGCGCATCGAAACTGGTATCGGAGTTTTTTATAAAGCAAGCTTTGGTAGTTTATATCCTGCGCTTAAAAAGATGACGGGAAAAGGATGCTTAATAGCTTATGATAAATCAC is a window of Lachnoclostridium phytofermentans ISDg DNA encoding:
- a CDS encoding shikimate dehydrogenase family protein — its product is MDYGLIGEKLGHSYSKIIHEQITDYQYEIHPLSKEEFPLFMKEKNFKAINVTIPYKRDVIPYLNEIDEKAKKIGAVNTIVNDNGKLTGYNTDYDGFYYTLVENQIEVKGKKVLVLGNGGAALAVLAVLKALEVGQILIVKYKEEDGCITYEEAKEKHFDASIIINTTPVGMYPNCNDSPIDLTPYQSLEAVVDVIYNPLTTKLLAQAMERQIKAVNGLAMLVAQAKYAVEHFKNCKLSDELIGPIYSKVEALLKNK